The Geobacter sp. AOG2 genome includes a window with the following:
- a CDS encoding NADH-quinone oxidoreductase subunit N: MTKTDLIALMPLIILAGGSVAVLLAGAVRPGGWLYKLALAFVAADLVWTIAVPAVAVMPGLAVTPFSRFFTAFLDSTGLVALLLASGYNKRRGIVGEEYPATLLFALAGMGAACAATDLLMLFLGLEAFTFAFYILVAVERDSVRGGEAGLKYLLNGTLSAAILAMGIALIYCSRGTLKLAELALHPMALEPLFLAGVCMVVLGLAFKLSWVPAHLWTPDVYQGAPAPVTALLSTASKGASVAAVLLVLPLAAEWRGGRDVLWCLAVATMVCGNLAALMQTGVKRLLAWSSVAQMGYIALAFVALPAGGGRAALFYIVAYAAAGLASFGAVSVLSDGADRDAIEQYRGLGYRNPLAGAALTVSLFSLAGIPPAAGFMAKFAVFSAALRAGETALTLVGVLSALVGVFFYLRVVVALYMKPVDGTAPAARRLTISEIAALVIPTLATVFMGVCPSPLLDLLARILR, encoded by the coding sequence ATGACGAAAACAGACCTGATTGCACTCATGCCTCTGATCATCCTGGCCGGGGGCAGCGTTGCGGTTCTGTTGGCGGGGGCGGTTCGACCGGGTGGATGGCTCTATAAGCTGGCTCTCGCTTTTGTCGCCGCTGACCTGGTGTGGACGATTGCCGTACCGGCCGTCGCGGTCATGCCGGGCCTTGCCGTTACTCCCTTCTCCCGTTTCTTTACCGCATTCCTCGATAGCACCGGCCTTGTGGCCCTGCTGCTGGCCTCCGGCTACAACAAGCGGCGCGGCATCGTAGGGGAGGAGTACCCGGCTACCCTGCTCTTCGCCCTGGCCGGCATGGGGGCGGCCTGTGCCGCCACCGACCTGCTGATGCTCTTCCTTGGCCTGGAGGCCTTTACTTTTGCGTTCTACATCCTGGTGGCCGTGGAACGGGATTCGGTCCGGGGAGGTGAGGCGGGGCTGAAGTACCTGCTTAACGGCACCCTGTCGGCTGCCATCCTGGCCATGGGGATTGCCTTGATCTATTGCAGCCGCGGGACGCTCAAGCTGGCCGAACTGGCCCTGCACCCGATGGCTCTGGAACCGTTGTTTCTGGCCGGTGTCTGCATGGTCGTCCTGGGATTGGCCTTCAAGCTCTCCTGGGTCCCGGCTCATCTCTGGACACCGGACGTGTACCAGGGTGCACCGGCCCCGGTGACGGCGCTCCTCTCCACTGCCTCCAAGGGCGCCTCGGTAGCGGCCGTACTCCTCGTACTGCCTCTGGCGGCCGAATGGCGTGGCGGCCGCGACGTACTCTGGTGTCTGGCAGTTGCCACCATGGTCTGCGGCAACCTGGCGGCCCTGATGCAGACCGGTGTCAAGCGGCTCCTGGCTTGGTCGTCGGTGGCCCAGATGGGGTACATCGCCCTGGCCTTTGTGGCCCTGCCCGCCGGTGGGGGACGCGCGGCCCTTTTTTACATCGTAGCCTATGCTGCGGCCGGGCTGGCCTCCTTCGGCGCGGTGTCGGTCCTGTCGGATGGAGCGGACCGGGACGCTATCGAGCAGTACCGCGGCCTGGGATACCGCAATCCTCTTGCCGGAGCGGCCCTGACGGTGTCATTGTTTTCCCTGGCCGGGATTCCCCCGGCGGCCGGTTTCATGGCCAAGTTCGCGGTCTTTAGCGCCGCGCTGCGGGCGGGTGAAACCGCATTGACCCTGGTTGGCGTCCTCTCGGCTCTGGTGGGGGTCTTCTTCTATCTGCGGGTGGTAGTTGCACTCTACATGAAGCCTGTCGACGGGACGGCCCCGGCAGCTCGGCGGCTCACAATTTCAGAGATAGCTGCCTTGGTCATTCCGACACTGGCAACCGTATTCATGGGTGTTTGCCCCTCACCGTTGCTCGATCTGCTGGCACGGATTCTGAGATAA
- a CDS encoding 1,4-dihydroxy-6-naphthoate synthase, whose protein sequence is MTTPLTLGFSPCPNDTFMFYPLVHGLVDTRGISYKERLEDVETLNQLALRGELDVTKVSYHALGHIRDEYALLHSGSALGRGCGPLLVAKEHIDPTDLRDRTIAVPGRFTTALLLLRLFDPTLKNFLVMPFNEIMDAVLSGNADAGVIIHESRFTYQGFGLHKILDLGEWWERESGLPIPLGGIVAKRSMGADTIAAIENALRDGVTYSRANPASAAHYIHEHAQEMDEEVCSAHIGLYVNDFSNDLGEEGIRAIKCLMERAEKAGIIPVTTAPLFS, encoded by the coding sequence ATGACCACACCCCTGACCCTCGGTTTTTCCCCTTGTCCCAACGATACCTTCATGTTCTACCCTCTCGTGCACGGTCTTGTGGATACTCGCGGCATTTCCTACAAGGAGCGACTGGAGGATGTGGAGACCCTCAATCAATTAGCCCTCAGGGGTGAACTGGATGTCACCAAGGTCTCCTACCACGCCTTGGGGCATATCCGCGATGAGTACGCCCTGCTCCATTCGGGCAGCGCTCTTGGTCGGGGTTGCGGGCCGTTGTTAGTGGCAAAGGAGCATATCGACCCCACTGACCTGCGCGACAGGACTATTGCGGTTCCGGGGCGTTTCACCACGGCGCTGCTCTTGCTGCGCCTGTTCGACCCTACTCTGAAAAACTTCCTGGTGATGCCCTTCAACGAGATCATGGATGCAGTGTTAAGCGGCAACGCCGATGCCGGGGTGATCATCCACGAATCACGCTTCACCTACCAGGGCTTCGGCCTGCACAAAATACTCGACCTCGGAGAGTGGTGGGAAAGGGAAAGCGGCCTTCCGATCCCCCTGGGTGGTATCGTCGCCAAGCGATCCATGGGGGCCGACACCATTGCAGCCATCGAAAACGCGCTGCGGGACGGGGTAACCTATTCCCGCGCCAATCCGGCCTCTGCGGCCCATTACATCCACGAGCATGCCCAGGAGATGGACGAGGAGGTCTGCTCGGCCCATATCGGCCTGTACGTCAACGATTTCTCAAACGATCTGGGCGAGGAGGGGATAAGAGCCATCAAATGTCTCATGGAGCGGGCCGAAAAGGCGGGGATCATCCCGGTCACCACGGCGCCTCTCTTCAGTTGA
- a CDS encoding SulP family inorganic anion transporter: MAPEIAPAPLIRHARTHGLRRLLPGVVMLSHYSRAVFLQDLVAGLALTAVLVPVGMGYAEAAGLPAIYGLYATIVPLLAYAVFGPSRILVLGPDSALTALIAATVLPLAAGDADRAAALAAMLAVIAGVLCILAGIAKFGFITDLLSKPVRHGYLNGIALTLLISQLPKLCGFSVDGGSLAGSLTSLVHGILNGRANGTACAIGFSCLAVIFAVKRWGRGLPGVLIAVTGATAAVALFDLAGRAHISVVGALPQGLPVLHIASVSGSEFVALCTGAAAIALVSIADMSVLSRVYALRGGYYVDENQELIALGIANVATGFFQGFSVSSSASRTPVAESAGARTQVTGVVGAMCIALLLIFFPRLMRYVPTAALAAVVISACSAIVEVKEVRRLYHLRRGEFYLSIVCFLGVALLGVIPGIFIAVGLALLTFIWRAWRPYHAVLGRVDGMKGYHDITRHPEARRIQGLVLFRWDAPLFFANAEMFREGVLRAISDAPAPTRCIAIAAEPVTDVDITAADVLVELVEELHKDGIELCFAEMKGPVKDHLKRYGLFARFGTENFFPTIGQAVDHYLNRYRVEWRDWEDDMKAGHR, from the coding sequence ATGGCGCCTGAAATCGCACCTGCCCCCTTGATCCGTCATGCCCGCACACACGGTTTGCGCCGTTTGCTACCCGGCGTGGTGATGCTGAGCCACTACAGCAGGGCCGTTTTTTTGCAGGATCTCGTAGCAGGGCTGGCGCTTACGGCGGTACTCGTGCCGGTCGGCATGGGGTATGCCGAGGCAGCGGGCCTGCCCGCCATCTACGGCCTTTACGCCACCATTGTCCCGCTCCTGGCATATGCCGTCTTCGGGCCGAGCCGCATTCTGGTGCTCGGGCCCGATTCGGCGCTCACCGCTCTTATCGCGGCGACCGTTCTACCATTGGCCGCGGGTGACGCGGACCGTGCGGCCGCTCTCGCCGCCATGCTCGCCGTAATCGCGGGGGTTCTGTGTATCCTGGCCGGCATCGCCAAGTTCGGATTCATCACCGACCTCCTCTCCAAACCGGTCCGCCACGGCTACCTGAACGGCATAGCCCTCACCCTACTCATCAGTCAATTACCGAAACTGTGCGGATTTTCCGTGGATGGCGGTAGCCTCGCCGGGTCGCTGACCAGCCTTGTTCACGGCATTTTGAACGGACGCGCCAACGGTACCGCGTGCGCCATCGGTTTTTCTTGTCTGGCGGTGATCTTCGCGGTAAAAAGGTGGGGACGCGGCTTGCCCGGCGTGCTAATCGCGGTAACCGGAGCCACCGCGGCCGTTGCGCTGTTCGATCTTGCAGGGCGGGCGCACATCTCCGTGGTCGGAGCGCTGCCCCAGGGGTTGCCGGTCCTCCACATCGCCAGCGTTTCCGGCAGCGAGTTCGTCGCCTTGTGTACCGGCGCGGCGGCAATAGCCCTCGTTTCCATTGCCGACATGAGCGTACTCTCCCGTGTCTATGCATTGCGTGGCGGCTATTACGTCGACGAGAACCAGGAGTTGATCGCCCTCGGCATCGCCAACGTGGCCACCGGGTTCTTCCAGGGTTTCTCCGTGAGCAGCAGCGCGTCGCGTACGCCGGTGGCGGAATCGGCAGGGGCAAGAACGCAGGTCACGGGCGTCGTCGGCGCGATGTGCATCGCCCTGCTCCTGATCTTTTTTCCCCGGCTGATGCGGTATGTGCCCACCGCAGCCCTCGCCGCGGTCGTCATCTCGGCCTGCAGCGCCATTGTAGAGGTCAAGGAAGTCCGACGCCTGTATCACCTGCGGCGTGGCGAGTTCTACCTGTCGATTGTCTGTTTCCTGGGCGTTGCCCTGTTAGGCGTCATCCCCGGTATCTTCATCGCCGTCGGCCTGGCGCTCTTAACCTTCATCTGGCGGGCCTGGCGTCCGTACCATGCCGTCCTGGGCCGGGTGGACGGTATGAAAGGGTATCATGACATCACGCGCCATCCCGAGGCGCGGCGCATTCAGGGGTTGGTGCTCTTCCGCTGGGATGCCCCCCTGTTCTTCGCCAACGCGGAGATGTTCCGCGAGGGTGTGCTTCGGGCCATATCCGATGCACCTGCCCCAACGCGCTGTATCGCGATTGCAGCCGAACCGGTTACCGACGTGGACATCACCGCAGCCGACGTGCTTGTGGAACTCGTCGAGGAACTACACAAAGACGGGATCGAATTGTGTTTTGCGGAAATGAAAGGCCCGGTAAAGGATCACCTCAAACGCTACGGCCTGTTCGCCAGGTTCGGCACGGAAAATTTCTTCCCCACCATCGGCCAGGCGGTCGACCACTACCTGAACAGGTATCGGGTGGAATGGCGTGATTGGGAGGATGATATGAAAGCCGGTCACCGGTAG
- a CDS encoding aminopeptidase, producing the protein MTSLDGAFRSLFETNMGIRDNERVLVFSDTIRPDETVSASDRDRRMRLNATARLAADFAAKTYGSSSFVEFPATPASGAEPPRELWLATFGDETISELERSGLLTSLLTKQATPDEIAAGREIILARKETVADIIIALSNNSTSHTRYRALACATGTRFASLPHFDPDMFHSSMTVDWQTLADRTARLVAAVNRAEWVRVTCPNGTDMMICKQGRQAGGDDGLLTAAGSFGNLPAGEGYLAPLEGKSHGIMVIEWGPTRKLDEPLRLYVENGVVVRIEGTDPQRTRLEAKFAENANCRNIAELGIGTNDKASRPDNVLEAEKILGTIHIALGDNSGFGGKVSAPFHEDYVFYRPTLTLVMADGGEQVIIENGRMLV; encoded by the coding sequence ATGACCTCTCTCGACGGAGCATTTCGATCACTCTTTGAAACCAACATGGGCATCCGTGACAACGAGCGGGTTTTGGTATTCAGCGACACGATCCGGCCCGATGAAACGGTCTCCGCAAGCGACCGGGACCGGCGCATGCGCCTGAACGCCACCGCCCGCCTCGCGGCTGATTTCGCCGCCAAAACCTATGGTAGCAGCAGTTTTGTGGAATTTCCCGCCACACCGGCCTCGGGCGCCGAGCCGCCGCGGGAACTCTGGCTGGCCACCTTCGGCGACGAGACCATTTCCGAACTGGAGAGGTCAGGATTGCTGACAAGTCTCCTGACAAAGCAGGCCACCCCCGACGAGATCGCGGCGGGCCGCGAGATCATCCTGGCCCGCAAAGAAACCGTGGCGGACATCATCATCGCCCTTTCCAACAACTCAACCAGCCACACTCGTTACCGCGCCCTGGCCTGCGCCACCGGCACGCGCTTCGCCAGCCTGCCGCACTTCGACCCGGACATGTTCCACAGCTCCATGACCGTGGATTGGCAGACGCTGGCGGATCGCACCGCCCGGTTGGTGGCGGCGGTCAACCGGGCGGAGTGGGTTCGGGTCACCTGCCCCAACGGCACCGACATGATGATCTGCAAGCAGGGCAGGCAGGCCGGGGGCGACGACGGCTTGCTGACCGCTGCCGGCAGCTTCGGCAACCTGCCGGCCGGCGAGGGGTATCTTGCACCGCTGGAGGGAAAAAGCCACGGCATTATGGTGATCGAGTGGGGGCCGACCCGCAAATTGGACGAGCCGCTACGGCTGTACGTGGAGAATGGCGTCGTGGTCCGGATTGAGGGCACCGACCCGCAACGCACCAGGCTTGAGGCCAAATTCGCCGAGAACGCCAACTGCCGTAATATTGCCGAACTGGGCATCGGCACCAACGACAAGGCCAGCCGCCCGGATAATGTGCTGGAGGCCGAGAAGATCCTTGGCACGATCCATATCGCCCTGGGGGACAACTCAGGTTTCGGCGGCAAGGTCAGCGCACCCTTCCATGAGGATTACGTTTTTTACCGCCCCACCCTGACCTTGGTCATGGCTGATGGCGGCGAGCAGGTCATCATTGAAAACGGGCGCATGCTGGTTTGA
- a CDS encoding FAD-dependent oxidoreductase codes for MASVVFSTWGRNVVDNRNVSGEPEAVVFKLPVAFDGERPLRAFMGWDGIILFDKDVDVPAMTAEYMKRVQTLYCCGKCTPGKKGTKVLMDLFKGVLDGTAVEADLDKVGDLADLLRNCKCTLCQSATVPVFDAVQHYRADFVARLHERRAVKSADEYIHKITAPCMDKCPSHIDIPRYIEDIKNLRFSDSLSTIRENMPLPAVCGRVCPHPCETACRRKNVDDAINIMVLKRSASDYERLHKLLPPMQPKAKKSKTVGIVGAGPAGLAAAYYLALEGYPCTIYEALPEGYGGGMIAVGIPAYRMPRTILQRDIDIIQAMGVEIVYNCRVGTDISLADLKKKHDSVFVAPGAHRSKPMGVEGEDKGYKGFLKGGIDFLREAYMGKPTGMGKKVVVVGGGNTAIDCVRVALREGAEDSYLVYRRSRKEMPADVWEVDGADEEGVKFEFQVLPTRIIANDKHEVTGVECVRMELGEPDASGRRRPEPMPGSEFVIECDTVIPAIGQDADLGFIPPDMGIDISKWNTVVTRYLPLKDAAGKDLKDGMGNPLSRSLMTDCEGVFAGGDAEIGPLTVVACVGNAHRAARVIQRWLEEGKAYLTEDDIFDDLLTYLGVYDKGEKVSWLDSAARAHQKEVHGKERASLKNYSEVELGFSDSVAQAEADRCLRCYRMAMVAV; via the coding sequence GTGGCTTCAGTAGTCTTTTCCACGTGGGGCAGGAACGTCGTAGACAACAGGAATGTTTCCGGTGAACCGGAGGCGGTGGTCTTCAAGCTGCCGGTAGCCTTTGATGGCGAACGTCCGTTGCGCGCGTTCATGGGATGGGACGGCATCATTCTGTTCGACAAGGACGTCGATGTACCGGCCATGACGGCCGAATACATGAAGCGTGTCCAGACCTTGTACTGCTGCGGCAAGTGCACGCCGGGCAAGAAGGGCACCAAGGTGCTGATGGACCTGTTCAAGGGGGTGTTGGACGGCACGGCCGTCGAGGCCGACCTGGATAAGGTTGGGGATCTTGCCGACTTGCTCAGGAATTGCAAATGCACCCTTTGCCAGAGTGCGACGGTGCCGGTTTTCGATGCGGTGCAGCATTACCGTGCCGACTTCGTCGCCCGCCTGCACGAGCGCCGTGCGGTCAAGAGTGCCGACGAGTACATTCACAAGATCACCGCGCCTTGCATGGATAAATGTCCGTCTCACATCGATATACCCCGGTACATCGAGGATATCAAAAACCTCCGCTTCTCCGATTCCTTGTCAACTATCCGCGAAAACATGCCGCTCCCGGCCGTCTGCGGACGGGTCTGCCCGCACCCCTGCGAGACCGCCTGCCGCCGCAAAAATGTGGACGATGCCATCAATATCATGGTGCTCAAACGGTCCGCCTCGGATTACGAGCGACTGCACAAACTTTTGCCCCCAATGCAACCCAAGGCGAAGAAGAGCAAGACGGTCGGCATTGTGGGCGCCGGCCCGGCAGGTCTGGCCGCAGCCTATTACCTGGCTCTGGAAGGATACCCCTGCACCATCTACGAAGCACTGCCGGAAGGGTACGGCGGCGGCATGATCGCAGTCGGCATCCCGGCCTACCGCATGCCGCGCACGATCCTGCAGCGCGACATCGACATCATTCAGGCCATGGGGGTCGAGATCGTCTACAACTGCCGCGTCGGCACGGACATTTCCCTGGCGGACCTGAAGAAAAAGCATGACTCCGTATTCGTCGCCCCTGGTGCTCACCGTTCCAAGCCCATGGGTGTGGAGGGAGAGGACAAGGGGTACAAGGGCTTCCTCAAGGGGGGGATCGACTTCCTGCGGGAAGCCTACATGGGCAAGCCGACCGGCATGGGCAAGAAAGTTGTTGTGGTCGGGGGCGGCAATACCGCCATCGACTGCGTCCGAGTCGCCCTGCGCGAGGGAGCTGAGGATTCGTACCTAGTCTATCGCCGTTCCCGCAAGGAGATGCCTGCCGATGTGTGGGAGGTGGACGGCGCCGACGAGGAGGGGGTCAAGTTCGAGTTCCAGGTTCTCCCCACCCGGATCATCGCCAACGACAAGCATGAGGTAACCGGCGTTGAGTGTGTCCGCATGGAGTTGGGAGAACCTGACGCATCCGGCCGCCGCCGCCCTGAACCGATGCCGGGCAGCGAGTTTGTCATTGAGTGCGACACGGTCATCCCGGCCATCGGCCAGGACGCTGACCTGGGGTTCATCCCACCCGACATGGGCATCGATATCAGCAAGTGGAACACGGTGGTCACCAGGTACCTGCCCCTCAAGGATGCGGCCGGAAAGGATCTCAAGGACGGCATGGGCAACCCGCTCTCCCGCTCGCTGATGACCGACTGCGAGGGCGTCTTTGCCGGCGGAGATGCCGAGATCGGCCCTCTGACGGTGGTGGCCTGCGTCGGTAACGCTCATCGTGCCGCGCGGGTCATCCAGCGTTGGCTTGAGGAGGGCAAGGCCTATCTCACCGAAGATGATATCTTTGACGACCTGCTTACCTATCTAGGGGTGTACGACAAGGGCGAGAAGGTGTCCTGGCTCGATTCTGCGGCGCGTGCCCATCAGAAAGAGGTCCATGGTAAAGAGCGGGCCAGCCTCAAGAACTACAGCGAGGTTGAACTGGGCTTCAGCGACAGCGTGGCCCAAGCCGAGGCCGACCGGTGTCTGCGCTGCTACCGCATGGCCATGGTGGCTGTGTAA
- a CDS encoding molybdopterin-dependent oxidoreductase: protein MVTLTIDGRQIQVPAGTTILDAAAELGIKIPTLCWLKKVSTTGACRICVVQIEGVDRFMTACNTPVKDGIVVTTMSPQLEKARRKTLELLLVNHPLDCPVCDAAGECDLQDTCYGLKVDRNEYTAELESLPISYDWPLIENCATRCILCEKCVKVCHEIVGADAIEVKNCGDRSLIGTVNGNPLDCDFCGNCINACPTGTLISKPFKFRGRPWTFDVTKSICAFCSSGCQIEYHSRDGRVERVTSSDDGFNRGNLCINGRFGYAAFNSSGRLTVPLLRDGAGNQQKAGWDQALGTVAARLKDIVSVSGGASVAGIGSPRVTNEESYLFQKFLRGAVGTNNVDSEARLGYFPAQLIQWRMLGYSGGTYTMDAIEQASAVVILGSDLKSESAGFAYRMIQAATKNDAKVVVAGARATWINSYANSFLQYRPGSEAWLVTGLNKAILAEGFENKEFIAADTKEFAAFTTALGGISFDQIAEASDVGEADLREAARLIGTSGRVAVIYGAEIIRSADAANAVTGTVNLALLTGAAGTGGAGIYPLDEKNNTQGMLDMGVCPEYLPGYHSYEHAAARFSAEWKTAVPGTVGKDLFQIIEGIEKGDIRALYVMGSDPLHFMPDRNRILKALQKLDLLVVQDLFLTETARLAHIVLPAAGGAEKAGSFTTVDNRVQCFPRAVVPAGDARTDGEILMKLYDLVSPVTNIAATPVEELHHEIARLSELYSEQCDHEGCRMGRVKNRLAFSDKPATFVPLTPAPVVRRDAAHPLSLIVGPALRHNGSFSTWSDNNMAVAGEAYVEIAPADAHKAGIVTGNVVKLTSPHGSVILTAKVLEKAQEGTLFAPAHFREAQVNLLTHGAGGSVGVKLEKA, encoded by the coding sequence ATGGTTACGCTGACGATTGACGGCAGGCAGATACAGGTCCCCGCAGGGACGACCATTCTGGATGCGGCCGCTGAGCTGGGGATCAAAATCCCGACGCTCTGCTGGCTGAAAAAGGTTTCCACCACCGGGGCCTGCCGAATCTGTGTGGTACAGATCGAGGGGGTCGACCGGTTTATGACCGCCTGCAATACACCGGTCAAGGACGGCATCGTTGTCACTACCATGTCGCCGCAGTTGGAGAAGGCCCGCAGGAAGACGCTGGAGTTGCTGCTGGTAAATCACCCGCTGGACTGTCCAGTCTGCGATGCGGCGGGCGAATGCGACTTGCAGGATACCTGCTACGGTCTCAAGGTGGACCGGAACGAGTATACCGCCGAGTTGGAGTCCTTGCCCATCAGTTACGATTGGCCCTTGATCGAAAACTGCGCCACCCGTTGCATCCTGTGCGAAAAGTGCGTCAAGGTCTGCCACGAGATCGTGGGGGCCGACGCCATTGAGGTCAAGAACTGCGGTGACCGCTCTCTGATCGGCACAGTGAACGGGAATCCGCTCGATTGCGACTTCTGCGGCAACTGCATTAATGCTTGCCCCACCGGCACCCTGATCAGCAAGCCGTTCAAATTTCGCGGGCGTCCTTGGACCTTCGACGTGACTAAAAGCATCTGCGCCTTCTGCTCGTCCGGTTGCCAGATCGAATACCATTCCCGCGACGGCCGCGTGGAACGGGTCACCAGCTCCGATGACGGGTTTAATCGCGGCAACCTGTGTATCAATGGCCGTTTCGGCTACGCAGCCTTCAATTCCTCCGGCAGACTGACCGTACCGCTCCTCAGGGACGGCGCCGGCAACCAGCAGAAGGCCGGCTGGGACCAGGCTCTGGGCACAGTTGCGGCTCGGCTGAAGGATATTGTCTCCGTCAGCGGCGGGGCCAGTGTGGCCGGCATTGGATCGCCCCGGGTGACCAACGAGGAAAGCTATCTCTTTCAAAAATTTCTGCGCGGTGCCGTGGGCACCAACAACGTCGATTCCGAGGCGCGCCTCGGCTATTTCCCGGCTCAACTCATCCAGTGGCGGATGCTCGGATACAGCGGTGGGACTTATACCATGGATGCCATTGAGCAGGCCTCGGCGGTCGTGATTCTGGGGAGTGACCTCAAGTCGGAATCGGCCGGTTTTGCCTACCGGATGATCCAGGCCGCCACCAAAAACGACGCCAAGGTCGTGGTAGCCGGTGCGCGTGCCACCTGGATCAACAGTTATGCCAACAGTTTTCTCCAGTACCGTCCCGGCAGCGAGGCCTGGCTGGTGACTGGTCTTAACAAGGCCATCTTGGCGGAAGGGTTTGAAAATAAGGAATTCATCGCCGCTGACACCAAGGAGTTCGCCGCGTTTACCACAGCCCTTGGCGGCATATCCTTCGATCAGATTGCCGAAGCGAGCGACGTCGGCGAGGCCGACCTGCGCGAGGCAGCCCGTCTGATTGGTACCAGTGGCCGCGTGGCCGTCATCTACGGTGCCGAGATCATACGTTCCGCCGATGCGGCAAACGCCGTGACCGGAACGGTCAACCTGGCGCTCCTGACCGGTGCAGCAGGCACGGGCGGAGCAGGAATCTATCCGCTGGACGAGAAGAACAACACCCAGGGGATGCTGGACATGGGGGTCTGCCCCGAATATCTGCCCGGCTATCACAGCTACGAGCATGCCGCCGCCCGTTTTAGCGCGGAGTGGAAGACCGCAGTTCCCGGTACGGTCGGCAAGGACCTCTTCCAGATCATCGAAGGAATAGAAAAGGGCGACATCCGGGCGCTGTACGTCATGGGAAGCGACCCGCTGCATTTCATGCCGGACCGCAACCGCATCCTGAAAGCCCTTCAGAAACTGGATCTCTTGGTGGTGCAGGACCTGTTCCTGACTGAAACCGCCCGTTTGGCCCACATCGTGCTGCCTGCCGCCGGCGGGGCGGAGAAGGCCGGTTCCTTCACCACCGTGGACAACCGGGTGCAGTGTTTCCCTCGCGCCGTGGTTCCGGCCGGTGATGCCCGAACCGATGGCGAGATCCTGATGAAGCTTTACGATCTCGTGTCGCCCGTAACCAATATTGCGGCTACGCCCGTGGAAGAGCTTCACCATGAGATCGCCCGGCTGAGTGAGCTCTACAGTGAGCAGTGCGACCATGAGGGATGTCGCATGGGGCGGGTCAAGAACCGCCTCGCCTTCAGCGATAAGCCGGCAACTTTTGTACCGTTAACGCCTGCGCCAGTAGTCCGGCGTGACGCGGCCCATCCCCTAAGCCTCATTGTCGGCCCGGCGCTGCGCCACAACGGCAGTTTCTCCACTTGGTCGGACAACAATATGGCCGTTGCCGGTGAGGCGTATGTGGAGATAGCGCCTGCGGACGCGCACAAGGCGGGGATTGTTACCGGAAACGTGGTGAAGCTCACTTCTCCCCACGGCAGCGTCATTCTCACGGCCAAAGTGCTGGAAAAGGCACAGGAGGGTACGTTGTTCGCTCCGGCCCACTTCCGTGAGGCTCAGGTGAACCTGCTGACCCATGGAGCCGGCGGTTCGGTGGGGGTCAAGCTGGAAAAGGCCTGA